The following coding sequences lie in one Glycine max cultivar Williams 82 chromosome 19, Glycine_max_v4.0, whole genome shotgun sequence genomic window:
- the LOC113000477 gene encoding uncharacterized protein translates to MGWFQSLLCPLKKLWDRLHSSHKKRRGIYILYKDVKSCPCEDVHVLWSILVESGAAPASLPSK, encoded by the exons ATGGGATggtttcaatcccttctctgcCCTTTGAAGAAGCTCTGGGATCGCCTTCATTCAAGCCACAAAAAGC GGAGAGGAATATACATTCTCTATAAGGATGTGAAGTCTTGCCCTTGCGAAGATGTGCATGTCCTCTGGTCAATATTGGTTGAGTCAGGCGCTGCCCCTGCTTCTTTGCCATCAAAATGA